The segment CTGCTGGACCAGGACATGCCCGGCATGACCGGCATGCAGCTGGCAGCCAAGATCAAGGAAGACCCCAGCCTCAGCCACGATATCCTGATCATCATGCTCACCGGCATCAGCAACGCGCCGAGCAAGATCATCGCGCGCAACGCCGGCATCAAGCGCATCCTCGCCAAGCCGGTGGCCGGCTACACGCTGAAGACCACCCTGGCCGACGAACTCAACCAGCGCAAGGAAGGCGGCGCCATCTCCCTGCCGGGCTCGCAGGTCAGCCAACCGCTGCATGTACCCAGCGACTTCCGCATCCTGGTGGCCGAGGACAACAGCATCTCCACCAAGGTCATCCGCGGCATGCTGAGCAAACTCAACCTCGAGCCGGATACCGCCAGCAACGGCGAGGAAGCCCTGAGCGCCATGAAGAACCAGCACTACGACCTGGTGCTGATGGACTGCGAGATGCCTGTGCTGGATGGCTTCACCGCCACCGAGATGCTGCGCCACTGGGAAAACCTGGAGCAGCGCCCGCGCACCCCGGTGGTCGCCCTGACCGCCCACATCCTCAGCGAGCACAAGGAACGCGCCCGCCTGGCCGGCATGGACGGCCACATGGCCAAGCCGGTGGAGCTCTCGCAATTGCGCGAGCTGATCGAGTACTGGGTGGCCGAGAAGGAAATGCGCGACCGCCACGCGATGCATAGCTGATTGGGCAAACGCCCTGCAGGGGCCCCTGTAGGAGCGAATTCATTCGCGAAAGCAGGACGCAGTCCTGCCATTCAACGCCCTGCCGAACTCACCCTCCCTCTCCCCAGGCCCCTCTCCCTGAAGAGGAGAGGGGGGACTCGCGCCGGCAAGCTCGCGCAGTACCTGTAGGGGCGAATTCATTCGCCAAGCAGGCCGCAGGCCTGCCTACCCCCACCTCACCGCAAAAATCGGCGGCAAATGCCCCGCCACCAGCTTCCAGCTGTCCCCCTGATCCCCGGATATCCACAGATGCCCGGTGGTGGAGCCCATTGCCAGACACTGCCCGCTGCCATCCACGTCCAGCCCGTGGCGATACACCAGGTCGTAGCAGAGCTGCTGCGGCAGACCCTGCTCCAGCACCTCGAAATGCTTGCCGCCATCGCGGGTTCGGGTGACCCGCAAACGCTGGTCGGCGGGCACGCGGCATTCATCCTTCACGGCCGGCACGAACCAGGCGCAGTCCGGGTCCGACGGGTGCACCGCCACCGCGAAGCCGAAGGTAGAGGGACCGGCCTGCTCGATCTCCCGCCAGTTCAAGCCGCGATCGGAACTGACGAAAATGCCGCTGTGATGCTGCACCCAGAGTCGCTCCGGGTATGCCGGGCAGGCCACCATGCGGTGCGGGTCCTGGATGTCCGGGTCTTCGGCGCGTTCCGGCGGCATGTAGGCGGCGCGCATGCCACGGGTCCTGTGGTTCCAGCTGGCGCCTTCGTCCTCGCTGTGCCAGATGCCGCCGCAGGACACCGCCAGGGTCAGGTGACGACTGTTGCGCGGGTCGACGCAGAGGGAGTGGATACCGGGCTGGTCATAACCGCCGCCGAACCAGTTGGCCCGCTCCGGGCGCTGCCAGAGGCTGTCCACCAGCTCCCAGGAACTGCCCCGGTCGCGGGACTTGAACAGGCCACCGGGAATGGTGCCGGCCCAGAGCACACCGGGTTGGTCGGCGCCTCCCGGTTCCAGGCACCAGATCATTTCCACCGACGGCCCTTCCTCGCCCTCCGCTGCCGGGGAGAAGGCCGGCGCGGCCACTTCCGTCCAGTTCTGCCCGACGTCCGCCGAGCGCCACAGCTTGGGGCCGAAATGGCCCAGATGCAGGGCGGCATAGAGGTGGCCGTCTCGCGGGTCGGCCAGCAGCATGCTAACGGGTTCGCCAAGAAAATCCTGGCGCGCCAGGCGCCAGCCGTCGCCCTCTGGCTCGAA is part of the Pseudomonas lalkuanensis genome and harbors:
- a CDS encoding WD40/YVTN/BNR-like repeat-containing protein, producing MSRCIHVATRKGLLRFEPEGDGWRLARQDFLGEPVSMLLADPRDGHLYAALHLGHFGPKLWRSADVGQNWTEVAAPAFSPAAEGEEGPSVEMIWCLEPGGADQPGVLWAGTIPGGLFKSRDRGSSWELVDSLWQRPERANWFGGGYDQPGIHSLCVDPRNSRHLTLAVSCGGIWHSEDEGASWNHRTRGMRAAYMPPERAEDPDIQDPHRMVACPAYPERLWVQHHSGIFVSSDRGLNWREIEQAGPSTFGFAVAVHPSDPDCAWFVPAVKDECRVPADQRLRVTRTRDGGKHFEVLEQGLPQQLCYDLVYRHGLDVDGSGQCLAMGSTTGHLWISGDQGDSWKLVAGHLPPIFAVRWG